The following are encoded in a window of Methylicorpusculum oleiharenae genomic DNA:
- the glk gene encoding glucokinase translates to MILAGDIGGTKTVLSLFKKEAGGSLVCEREETYASADFQEFDELLAAFLPDGVALSAVCFGVAGPVLDQRCHPTNLPWILDAEDLKVKLNVAKVRILNDLEAMALGMLHLPEKDLLELNPNAQSHAGNIAVIAAGTGLGEAILYWDGVKYHPLATEGGHCDFAAQNTQQDLLLSYMRRKYNDHVSCERLISGIGFSHLYDFLREQQFAPECPAVPPVNALYNEGVDRNAIISRLGVNGEDALCAEAVRLFAELYGAEAGNLVLKSFAIGGVYIGGGIGPKIRPLLQNGVFMDAFKAKGRFTALLDKVPVKLSLNPKTPLLGALHYFDV, encoded by the coding sequence ATGATTCTTGCAGGCGATATAGGTGGGACCAAAACAGTATTGTCATTGTTTAAAAAAGAAGCCGGCGGTTCATTGGTCTGCGAGCGGGAAGAAACCTATGCGAGTGCCGATTTTCAGGAATTCGATGAACTGCTTGCTGCGTTTCTGCCGGACGGCGTTGCCCTTTCAGCTGTTTGTTTTGGCGTTGCCGGACCTGTGCTGGATCAACGTTGTCATCCAACCAATTTGCCCTGGATTTTGGATGCAGAAGACTTGAAAGTAAAACTCAATGTGGCCAAAGTCAGAATTTTGAACGACCTGGAAGCGATGGCATTGGGTATGTTGCATCTGCCTGAAAAAGATTTGCTGGAGCTAAATCCCAATGCCCAGAGTCATGCAGGCAATATTGCCGTTATCGCTGCAGGGACAGGGTTGGGTGAAGCCATATTGTATTGGGATGGCGTAAAATACCATCCGCTGGCAACGGAAGGCGGGCACTGCGATTTCGCTGCCCAAAATACGCAACAGGATTTGCTGCTGAGTTACATGCGCAGAAAATATAACGATCATGTCAGTTGCGAACGGCTTATTTCAGGCATCGGATTCAGTCATTTATACGACTTTCTGCGCGAGCAGCAATTTGCTCCGGAGTGTCCCGCTGTTCCTCCGGTCAATGCCCTCTATAACGAGGGCGTGGATCGAAACGCCATCATTTCGCGCCTGGGTGTCAATGGTGAAGATGCACTTTGTGCCGAGGCGGTCCGGTTGTTTGCCGAATTGTATGGGGCGGAAGCCGGAAATCTGGTGTTAAAATCCTTTGCAATAGGCGGAGTCTATATCGGTGGCGGTATCGGTCCAAAAATCCGTCCTTTGTTGCAGAACGGCGTTTTTATGGATGCGTTTAAAGCGAAAGGTCGTTTCACGGCTTTGCTGGACAAAGTACCGGTCAAGTTATCACTCAATCCGAAAACACCGTTATTGGGCGCTTTACATTATTTTGACGTTTGA
- the corA gene encoding magnesium/cobalt transporter CorA, whose product MLRLCNIKDGILNAQYLPKEIRKQLLDEAHWIDAHDPNELERTQLQTFLHTQLPDSDEVDEIEASARYFIDDNGIHIHSLFLAQSEGRLDTVSVAFILQPERLISLREGLDLADFRLLRMRARRQQVEVDSPKNLLIEIFGQKIENLADAIEDVFCLLEQVSYQILEEDDANHEHGIDQLAKLEDSNGKIRLCLMDTQRSVAFLQRHMRMDKDVQLPIHDMMRDMDTLLSHTTFMFEKINFLMDAALGFINIEQNQIIKTFSIAAVVFMPPTLIASIYGMNFEMMPELKWLWGYPGAIVLMVLSGIAPYWIFKRKGWF is encoded by the coding sequence ATGCTGAGACTATGCAATATAAAAGACGGCATTCTTAACGCACAATATCTGCCGAAGGAAATCCGCAAACAACTGCTTGATGAAGCGCACTGGATTGATGCGCATGATCCCAATGAGCTTGAGCGAACCCAATTGCAGACCTTTCTGCATACGCAATTGCCTGATTCTGACGAAGTCGATGAAATCGAGGCCTCCGCCCGGTATTTTATCGATGATAACGGCATTCATATCCATTCCCTGTTTTTAGCGCAAAGTGAAGGCCGCTTGGATACTGTTTCCGTAGCCTTTATTTTACAACCCGAGCGCCTGATATCGCTTAGAGAAGGACTGGATTTGGCCGATTTCAGACTGCTGCGAATGCGGGCTCGCCGACAACAGGTTGAGGTCGATTCACCCAAGAATCTGTTAATAGAAATCTTTGGGCAAAAAATTGAGAATCTGGCCGATGCAATTGAAGATGTGTTTTGCCTGTTGGAACAGGTCAGTTATCAGATTCTTGAAGAAGATGACGCAAATCACGAACATGGAATTGATCAATTAGCCAAACTCGAAGACAGTAACGGTAAAATCCGACTTTGTTTGATGGATACGCAACGGTCAGTCGCATTTTTACAGCGGCATATGCGAATGGATAAGGATGTACAATTACCTATTCACGACATGATGCGCGATATGGATACCTTGTTGTCGCATACCACGTTTATGTTTGAAAAAATCAACTTTTTGATGGATGCGGCTTTAGGTTTTATTAATATTGAGCAAAATCAGATCATTAAAACGTTCTCCATCGCCGCTGTGGTATTTATGCCGCCAACGCTGATTGCGAGTATTTACGGGATGAACTTTGAAATGATGCCCGAGCTGAAGTGGTTGTGGGGCTATCCTGGCGCAATTGTGTTGATGGTGTTGTCCGGAATTGCACCTTATTGGATTTTTAAACGTAAAGGCTGGTTTTAG
- a CDS encoding CsiV family protein codes for MLQLIRLSVVFGLFLCVFQVCADDSFQIELVVFSQDMPSTELFDQTQTRIEWPDAVLDFDVLGSVAENAKMLKPVYDKLAAQLSYNVLVHAAWQQTLSANATGEAVRIRDVRGEVNGFMRIQRGEYLELMLDLEYQPLSNQFYRLNEVRRIKFNEQHYFDHPKFGVVAIVKPL; via the coding sequence ATGTTACAGTTAATACGGTTGAGTGTTGTTTTCGGATTATTTTTATGTGTTTTTCAGGTTTGCGCCGATGACAGCTTTCAAATCGAACTGGTTGTGTTCTCTCAAGACATGCCCAGCACCGAATTGTTTGATCAGACTCAAACCAGGATTGAATGGCCTGATGCCGTACTGGATTTTGATGTTTTGGGTAGTGTTGCCGAAAATGCAAAAATGCTTAAGCCGGTTTACGATAAATTGGCAGCGCAGCTTTCCTATAATGTCTTGGTGCATGCTGCCTGGCAACAAACTCTCAGTGCCAATGCAACTGGGGAAGCGGTGCGTATCCGGGATGTGAGGGGCGAGGTTAACGGGTTTATGCGCATTCAACGAGGCGAATATCTTGAGCTGATGCTTGATCTTGAATATCAGCCGTTATCCAATCAATTCTATCGGCTGAATGAAGTGCGCCGGATTAAATTCAACGAACAACACTATTTCGATCATCCCAAATTTGGGGTGGTGGCCATCGTCAAACCCCTTTAA